In a single window of the Aridibaculum aurantiacum genome:
- a CDS encoding radical SAM protein — MYGAKNYINRGLTFLNNQAFPGNKKLATLMIYGTDLCDSACKHCLIWAKRPVNYLSKEKIIEIMHSKCVTKNTTIGLEGGEFLLHPDSMDILKWYTEHHKNFDLLSNGLKPDSLIEAVKKYPPRRLYISLDGDKDTYYYMRGKDGYEGIIRVIEALHKIVPMSLMFTLSPFNDFSDMQHVGEVCKKYGIDLRIGVYNDIAFFDTIQQAHETAVGVFKNEEPLTFKKVKTVKDRAFNQVNPGVNPFSLNDTVEVQEVRKQHTDVRNNLPPIIKEFAENYDFLVLYDEWRKKELKLKCFSILDSLVILPNGDVPICQNLDVMIGNVNNQSLDDIFNSKPTQALQKEYVHNCNACWINFHRKYDVVLYRSFEKYFGRWVTSKMFGYYQWDADRNSYNNIVSKA; from the coding sequence ATGTACGGGGCTAAGAATTATATAAACAGGGGACTGACTTTCTTAAATAACCAGGCTTTTCCGGGTAATAAAAAACTGGCTACTTTAATGATCTATGGTACCGACCTCTGTGATTCAGCCTGCAAACATTGTCTCATTTGGGCGAAACGCCCGGTAAATTACCTTTCTAAGGAGAAGATCATCGAGATCATGCACAGTAAGTGCGTGACCAAGAACACGACTATTGGGCTCGAGGGAGGAGAGTTTTTGCTGCATCCTGACTCAATGGACATACTGAAGTGGTACACCGAGCACCACAAGAACTTCGACCTGCTCTCCAATGGTTTAAAGCCAGACTCGCTTATTGAAGCTGTGAAGAAATACCCACCCCGGAGGTTATATATTTCGCTCGATGGAGATAAAGACACCTACTACTACATGCGTGGCAAAGATGGCTATGAGGGTATCATAAGGGTAATCGAGGCGCTTCATAAGATTGTGCCGATGTCACTAATGTTCACGCTGTCGCCCTTTAATGATTTTTCTGATATGCAGCACGTGGGCGAGGTGTGCAAGAAATATGGCATAGACTTGAGGATCGGCGTATATAACGACATTGCCTTTTTTGATACCATACAGCAAGCGCACGAAACAGCTGTAGGTGTATTTAAAAATGAAGAGCCACTTACTTTCAAAAAAGTAAAAACGGTTAAGGATCGTGCTTTTAACCAGGTAAATCCGGGAGTAAATCCTTTCAGCCTGAACGATACAGTAGAAGTGCAGGAAGTACGAAAGCAGCATACGGATGTACGTAATAACCTGCCGCCCATAATCAAGGAATTTGCTGAGAATTACGACTTCCTGGTGCTGTACGACGAGTGGCGAAAGAAGGAACTGAAGCTGAAATGCTTTAGCATCTTGGATAGTCTTGTTATTCTTCCCAATGGCGATGTTCCGATATGCCAAAACCTTGATGTAATGATTGGTAACGTGAACAACCAGTCGTTGGACGATATCTTCAATTCTAAGCCTACACAGGCACTGCAGAAAGAGTACGTTCACAACTGCAACGCCTGCTGGATCAACTTCCACCGCAAGTACGACGTGGTGCTGTACCGCTCGTTTGAGAAATACTTTGGCAGGTGGGTAACCTCTAAAATGTTCGGCTACTACCAATGGGATGCCGACAGGAACTCCTACAACAACATTGTTAGTAAAGCTTGA
- a CDS encoding SDR family NAD(P)-dependent oxidoreductase: MRKVIIIGATSGIGKGLAELYAAKGWSVGITGRRGHLLQEIQQSFPQQVITFCFDITAADNLQHIDELVQRLGGLDLFIYCSGIGEISVQPDWEIDEKVIATNVTACAKAVGHIFNYFVQLGRGQVAIISSIAALRGGSSAPSYNASKAFVSSYAESLNLQAISLGKDIVITDVKPGFVDTSMAKGGGKFWMMPVGKICMQIASAIEAKKRKVVVSKRWRLVAFLMKNLPDTIFIYITKRMAAKRQQL; encoded by the coding sequence TTGAGAAAGGTCATCATCATAGGCGCTACTTCAGGTATTGGTAAAGGATTGGCAGAACTCTATGCTGCCAAAGGCTGGAGCGTAGGCATCACAGGGCGCAGAGGACATCTTCTACAAGAAATACAACAATCATTTCCGCAACAGGTCATTACTTTTTGTTTTGACATCACAGCAGCCGACAACCTGCAGCATATTGATGAACTGGTACAGCGGCTGGGAGGTTTAGATCTATTCATTTACTGTTCTGGCATTGGCGAAATCTCTGTTCAGCCAGATTGGGAAATAGATGAAAAAGTTATAGCCACGAACGTTACGGCCTGTGCTAAAGCAGTAGGACACATCTTCAATTATTTTGTCCAGCTGGGTAGGGGGCAGGTAGCTATTATTTCGTCCATAGCTGCTTTGCGCGGGGGCAGTAGTGCACCCTCTTACAATGCTTCAAAAGCTTTTGTTAGCAGTTATGCTGAGAGCTTAAACCTGCAAGCTATTTCATTGGGAAAAGACATAGTGATTACGGATGTAAAACCAGGTTTTGTAGATACATCTATGGCCAAAGGCGGCGGAAAATTCTGGATGATGCCTGTGGGTAAGATCTGCATGCAAATAGCAAGCGCAATAGAGGCAAAAAAGCGTAAAGTCGTTGTTTCTAAAAGATGGCGGCTGGTGGCTTTCCTGATGAAGAACCTGCCGGATACTATATTCATCTATATCACCAAAAGGATGGCCGCTAAGCGTCAGCAACTCTAG
- a CDS encoding riboflavin synthase: protein MFTGIIEALGKVRKIEHTGTNTTYWIQSPISHELKVDQSVAHSGVCLTVEEIMGDRHRLTAIAETLEKTNLKQWKEGTLVNLERCLTMNGRLDGHIVQGHVDCTATCIEKLDKTGSWEFTFEFPVQFAALVIEKGSISLNGTSLTIFNVGHNQFTVAIIPYTYEHTSIGQVEVGTEVNLEFDMIGKYVARMNQLKQV from the coding sequence ATGTTTACAGGAATAATAGAAGCTTTAGGCAAGGTTAGGAAGATTGAACACACCGGAACCAACACTACATATTGGATACAATCCCCTATTTCTCATGAACTTAAGGTAGACCAGAGCGTTGCGCACAGCGGGGTTTGCCTGACTGTTGAAGAGATAATGGGGGACCGACACAGGCTAACTGCAATTGCAGAAACATTGGAAAAAACCAACCTAAAACAATGGAAAGAAGGCACGCTTGTTAACCTGGAAAGATGTCTTACCATGAATGGCCGGTTGGATGGCCACATTGTTCAAGGACATGTAGACTGCACAGCCACTTGTATAGAAAAATTAGATAAAACAGGCAGCTGGGAATTCACTTTTGAGTTTCCTGTACAGTTTGCTGCCCTGGTCATCGAAAAAGGTTCTATCAGCCTGAACGGTACAAGCTTAACCATCTTCAATGTTGGGCATAACCAATTTACCGTAGCTATCATCCCTTACACCTATGAGCATACCAGCATTGGACAGGTAGAAGTAGGAACAGAAGTAAACCTGGAGTTTGATATGATCGGCAAGTATGTAGCCCGCATGAACCAGCTTAAACAAGTATAG
- the rpsU gene encoding 30S ribosomal protein S21 — translation MLIIDSKDCENIDKALKKYKKKFEKSKVLLQLRARQSYTKPSVQRRTEVLKAVYRQKMANGEFDS, via the coding sequence ATGCTAATTATTGACTCAAAGGATTGCGAGAACATTGACAAAGCGCTCAAGAAGTACAAGAAGAAATTCGAGAAATCAAAAGTCTTATTGCAATTAAGGGCTCGTCAGTCTTACACTAAACCTTCTGTACAACGCAGAACTGAAGTGTTGAAAGCAGTCTACCGTCAAAAAATGGCGAACGGCGAATTCGATAGTTAA
- a CDS encoding tyrosine-type recombinase/integrase: protein MLTVFFMSIPEYDQLQKFLEYLQFEKRYSQHTILSYKTDLYQLIDYLQYTYEGVPLQAVTATQVRSWLASMRNDKATAKTINRKISSLKSFFKFLMRSGELEKSPMATIVAPKINKRLPSFVAETEMATLQTHVEFPDDWKGITSKLIISLLYATGIRLNELITLKTQHVDLYNQQVKVLGKGNKERIIPVGKDVLDQVKAYLKLKKEQNLVNERDHLLVTEKGKSLYPKFVYLVVKEHLGYVTTLNKKSPHVLRHTFATHLTNNGADLIAVKELLGHSSLAATQVYTHNTIDKLKNIHKQAHPKA, encoded by the coding sequence ATGCTGACAGTTTTTTTTATGTCTATACCTGAATACGATCAACTACAGAAATTCCTTGAGTACCTTCAATTTGAAAAGCGGTATTCCCAGCATACTATTCTGTCATATAAAACAGATCTATACCAGCTTATTGATTATCTGCAGTACACGTACGAGGGTGTACCCTTGCAAGCTGTTACTGCTACCCAGGTAAGGTCGTGGCTGGCTTCTATGCGCAACGATAAAGCCACAGCTAAAACGATCAATCGTAAGATATCTTCCCTCAAATCTTTTTTCAAGTTCCTAATGCGATCGGGTGAACTTGAAAAATCACCAATGGCAACCATTGTGGCACCCAAGATCAATAAACGCCTGCCTTCTTTTGTAGCTGAGACTGAAATGGCTACCCTACAAACTCATGTAGAGTTCCCAGATGATTGGAAGGGCATAACCAGCAAATTGATCATTTCCCTTCTGTACGCTACAGGCATCCGCTTAAATGAGCTAATTACGCTAAAGACACAGCATGTTGACCTGTACAATCAACAGGTAAAAGTTTTAGGGAAGGGTAATAAGGAGCGGATCATCCCGGTAGGGAAAGATGTTTTAGACCAGGTAAAAGCTTACCTCAAATTAAAAAAAGAACAGAACCTGGTGAATGAGCGTGATCACCTGTTGGTGACAGAGAAAGGAAAGTCGCTTTATCCAAAATTCGTTTACCTGGTAGTAAAAGAACATTTAGGTTATGTGACCACGCTAAACAAGAAAAGCCCCCACGTTCTTCGTCATACTTTTGCCACCCACTTAACCAATAATGGCGCTGATCTTATCGCCGTTAAAGAACTTCTTGGCCACAGCAGCTTGGCAGCTACTCAGGTTTATACGCATAATACCATCGATAAGCTAAAGAACATTCATAAGCAAGCGCATCCTAAAGCTTAG